A stretch of the Streptomyces sp. NBC_00078 genome encodes the following:
- a CDS encoding ATP-binding cassette domain-containing protein → MQRDLRLDNVGRRYGIRGPWVLRGVHLAVAPGTLTRVEGPNGTGKSTLLRLLAGIDAPTEGRITGRPRTAFVPERFPSALPFTPHGYLTHLGTIHGLSRRTATRAAADWLDRFGAAAYARTPMAQLSKGSSQKVAVAQALLAEPELLVLDEAWTGLDSAARAELERAVAERTAAGGAVVFVDHDPRRLAGAPDTTYTVRDGALETRTRETTAPADGPRAVVEAQGPQAGQLPTGALGTLVSAEETAPGVYRLTVPASHSDVVLRTLLTARPPWHVVSVQPLDQLDKDSHR, encoded by the coding sequence ATGCAACGTGATCTTCGGCTGGACAACGTCGGCCGCCGCTACGGCATCCGCGGCCCCTGGGTCTTACGCGGCGTCCACCTCGCCGTGGCGCCGGGCACGCTGACTCGTGTCGAAGGCCCGAACGGCACGGGCAAATCCACCCTGCTCCGCCTCCTCGCAGGCATCGACGCACCCACCGAGGGCCGCATCACCGGCCGCCCCCGCACGGCCTTCGTGCCCGAACGCTTCCCGTCGGCCCTCCCCTTCACCCCTCACGGCTATCTCACCCACCTCGGCACGATCCACGGACTGTCCCGTCGCACGGCGACCCGCGCCGCAGCCGACTGGCTGGACCGCTTCGGCGCCGCCGCATACGCCCGCACCCCCATGGCCCAGTTGTCCAAGGGCAGCAGCCAGAAGGTCGCCGTGGCGCAGGCCCTGCTCGCCGAGCCGGAGCTGCTCGTCCTCGACGAGGCCTGGACCGGCCTCGACTCCGCCGCCCGCGCCGAGCTGGAGCGGGCCGTCGCCGAGCGCACCGCCGCCGGCGGAGCCGTGGTGTTCGTGGACCACGACCCGCGCCGTCTGGCGGGGGCGCCCGACACGACGTACACCGTGCGCGACGGCGCCCTGGAGACCCGTACCCGGGAGACCACCGCGCCGGCCGACGGCCCGCGGGCCGTGGTCGAGGCGCAGGGTCCGCAGGCCGGGCAGCTGCCCACCGGCGCGCTGGGCACGCTCGTCTCGGCCGAGGAGACCGCGCCGGGTGTGTACCGCCTCACCGTCCCCGCCTCCCACTCGGATGTCGTGCTGCGCACCCTGCTGACGGCCCGTCCGCCGTGGCACGTGGTCAGCGTGCAGCCCCTCGACCAGCTCGACAAGGACAGCCACCGATGA
- a CDS encoding alpha/beta fold hydrolase: MSERMIRTGGVALCTESFGDRSDPPVLLVMGTGASMLWWEEGFCRKLAEGGRFVVRYDHRDTGRSTTYEPGRPGYTGADLVGDAVAVLDAYDIPAAHMVGVSAGGALAQLAALDHAERVLSLVLISTSPAVPGDRELPGPTGEFMRFATSAQVDWSRSASVIDHLVAYSRVLAGGRRPFDETTVRDLVRRDVERAHDFAAVQNHDSLPDGGPSRQPLSSIAVPTLVIHGTADPLFPFGHGEALAEEIPAARLLPLEGAGHGVDRADWETIVQAVLAHTAADEQG; this comes from the coding sequence ATGTCCGAGCGCATGATCCGCACGGGTGGCGTCGCCCTGTGCACCGAGTCGTTCGGCGACCGGTCGGATCCGCCGGTCCTGCTCGTCATGGGCACGGGAGCTTCGATGCTCTGGTGGGAGGAGGGCTTCTGCCGGAAGCTCGCCGAGGGCGGTCGGTTCGTGGTCCGCTACGACCACCGCGACACCGGTCGATCCACCACCTACGAGCCTGGCCGCCCCGGATACACCGGCGCGGATCTGGTCGGCGACGCGGTCGCCGTGCTCGACGCGTATGACATTCCGGCCGCACACATGGTGGGTGTGTCGGCCGGAGGGGCGCTCGCGCAGCTGGCCGCCCTCGACCATGCCGAGCGCGTCCTCTCCCTGGTTCTGATCAGCACCTCCCCCGCCGTGCCCGGCGACCGTGAACTGCCCGGACCGACCGGGGAGTTCATGCGGTTCGCGACATCCGCGCAGGTCGACTGGTCGCGGTCCGCCTCGGTGATCGATCACCTGGTCGCCTACTCGCGGGTGCTCGCGGGAGGGCGGCGCCCCTTCGACGAGACGACCGTCCGCGATCTTGTCCGTCGTGACGTCGAGCGTGCGCACGACTTCGCCGCCGTACAGAACCACGACTCCCTCCCGGACGGCGGGCCATCGCGACAACCGCTGTCGTCGATCGCCGTGCCCACCCTGGTGATCCATGGAACCGCGGATCCCCTGTTCCCGTTCGGGCACGGCGAGGCGCTCGCCGAAGAAATCCCTGCCGCAAGGCTGTTGCCCCTGGAAGGCGCGGGCCACGGGGTCGACCGAGCCGACTGGGAGACGATCGTCCAGGCGGTCCTCGCCCATACCGCTGCGGATGAACAGGGTTAG
- a CDS encoding TetR/AcrR family transcriptional regulator yields MTRLDGRVERGNRTRRLVLGRTVDIASVEGLEALSVGRLATELQLSKSGVFALFGSKEELQLATVREAGRIFTERVIRPAEQEAAGIGRVWRLCELWLEYSRGRVFPGGCFFYEVIAEFDARSGSVHDAVVRAQRDWTALVERAIAGACDAGELRADTDVPQLAFELVALMETANMVSVLHDEESAYRRARVGVAARLRSAAVAPGSVPQVPQVP; encoded by the coding sequence GTGACCCGCCTCGACGGCAGGGTCGAACGGGGCAACCGCACCCGCCGGCTGGTGCTGGGCCGGACCGTCGACATCGCCTCCGTCGAGGGGCTGGAGGCGCTGTCCGTCGGCCGGCTGGCGACGGAGTTGCAGCTCAGCAAGAGCGGGGTGTTCGCGCTCTTCGGCTCCAAGGAGGAGCTGCAGCTCGCCACCGTGCGCGAGGCGGGCCGCATCTTCACCGAGCGGGTGATCCGTCCCGCCGAGCAGGAAGCCGCGGGTATCGGCCGCGTGTGGCGGCTGTGTGAGCTGTGGCTGGAGTACTCGCGGGGGCGAGTCTTCCCGGGCGGCTGCTTCTTCTACGAGGTGATCGCCGAGTTCGACGCCCGCTCGGGGTCGGTGCACGACGCCGTGGTGCGCGCCCAGCGCGACTGGACGGCCCTGGTGGAACGCGCGATCGCCGGGGCGTGCGACGCCGGAGAGCTGCGCGCCGACACGGATGTGCCTCAACTTGCCTTCGAACTGGTGGCGTTGATGGAGACGGCCAACATGGTCTCCGTCCTGCACGACGAGGAGAGCGCCTATCGCCGGGCCCGGGTGGGAGTGGCGGCGCGGCTGCGGTCGGCCGCGGTCGCTCCCGGAAGCGTTCCTCAAGTTCCCCAAGTTCCCTGA
- a CDS encoding peptidyl-tRNA hydrolase, with protein MSHDVTPSGESPFRSEPGERDQAAQFVLPLVVHIEKAAPPARTDALETAARAVLAILSDERSLGDGEWAQVMRDWQDARIRKVVRRARGAEWRRAEALPGITVTGKSAEVRVFPPVPLDGWPKDLARLQVSGTDLDDPEPPPRANPAAPVLWLNPGLDMSAGKAMAQAGHGAQLAWWELSEEERHAWRDADFALAVRSADPGRWNELTSSGLPLVRDAGFTEIAPGLTVAVEGHHRAGSLPRPSRM; from the coding sequence GTGAGCCACGATGTGACGCCCTCCGGCGAAAGCCCCTTCCGTTCCGAACCCGGCGAACGCGACCAGGCAGCGCAGTTCGTGCTGCCTCTCGTCGTGCACATCGAGAAGGCGGCGCCGCCCGCCCGCACCGATGCGCTGGAGACCGCCGCCCGGGCCGTGCTGGCGATCCTGAGCGACGAGCGGTCGCTCGGGGACGGGGAGTGGGCGCAGGTGATGCGGGACTGGCAGGACGCCCGGATCCGGAAGGTGGTGCGGCGCGCCCGCGGCGCCGAGTGGCGGCGGGCCGAGGCGCTGCCCGGGATCACGGTGACCGGGAAGTCGGCCGAGGTACGGGTGTTCCCGCCCGTGCCGCTCGACGGCTGGCCCAAGGACCTGGCCAGGCTGCAGGTCTCCGGCACCGACCTGGACGACCCTGAGCCGCCGCCGCGGGCAAACCCCGCGGCGCCGGTCCTGTGGCTCAACCCCGGCCTCGACATGTCCGCCGGCAAGGCGATGGCCCAGGCAGGTCACGGTGCCCAACTGGCCTGGTGGGAACTGTCGGAGGAGGAGCGTCACGCCTGGCGCGACGCGGACTTCGCCCTCGCCGTGCGGAGCGCGGACCCGGGACGCTGGAACGAACTGACGTCGAGCGGGCTCCCGTTGGTGCGAGACGCGGGCTTCACGGAGATCGCGCCCGGGCTGACCGTGGCCGTCGAGGGACACCACCGTGCCGGTTCGCTGCCCCGGCCGTCACGGATGTGA